A single Candidatus Saccharimonadales bacterium DNA region contains:
- a CDS encoding response regulator transcription factor, with protein sequence MKILVVEDEQKIANAIKKGLEQESYAVDVVYNGDEGLSYALDPDYDLVVLDRMLPGQDGLSICRQLRAEKIHTPVLILTARGQTDDRVAGLDAGADDYLVKPFAFEELLARIRALLRRPQKTLQTLLAVDDLVIDVANKAVRRGDTDITLTSKQYSLLEYMVRHEGQLITKDALIAHVWNDEADILPNTVEVYIGYLRNKIDRAFKNRPPLIYTVRGFGYRLGEKRS encoded by the coding sequence ATGAAGATACTGGTTGTTGAGGACGAGCAAAAGATTGCGAACGCTATTAAGAAAGGGCTTGAGCAAGAGTCATACGCCGTTGATGTCGTTTATAACGGAGACGAAGGTCTATCGTATGCCCTTGATCCTGACTATGATCTGGTTGTTCTTGACCGGATGCTGCCAGGCCAAGACGGTCTCTCGATCTGCCGTCAGCTGAGGGCCGAGAAGATTCATACACCTGTTCTCATCCTGACGGCACGGGGACAGACAGACGACAGGGTAGCCGGTCTTGATGCTGGAGCTGACGACTATCTGGTCAAACCATTTGCGTTTGAGGAGCTACTCGCCCGTATTAGAGCGCTACTCAGACGACCACAGAAGACGCTCCAAACCCTTCTTGCAGTAGATGATCTGGTAATAGACGTTGCCAATAAAGCAGTCAGGCGTGGCGATACGGACATTACTCTTACAAGCAAACAGTACTCGCTTCTTGAGTATATGGTGCGTCACGAAGGGCAGCTGATTACGAAAGATGCTCTGATTGCTCATGTCTGGAACGATGAAGCGGATATCCTTCCCAATACGGTTGAGGTTTACATCGGCTATCTTCGTAACAAGATTGACCGGGCCTTTAAGAACCGACCGCCTCTTATCTATACAGTTCGCGGCTTTGGTTATCGACTTGGGGAGAAGCGCTCGTAG
- a CDS encoding MarP family serine protease, translating to MDLIDILIILTVVAAGVRGHQAGFFREGLSFGGFILGIIIGAAVAPYVAHFGSTPLTKSLLTFATVVLSAAVLGGIGETVGFRIADLFKQIHLRWFDQGGGIVMGACVALLSAWIVGNMFSSSPFVALNSELQRSVILQGLNKELHPPTALIARIKGEFQVDGFPQVFTGLEPIAPGPVQELGQGPVTMAAKLDEASVVKIVGAGCGGIKEGTGFIAANNLVMTNAHVVAGIAHPEIVDQSGSHTTTVVLYDPNLDIAILRTSGLTGKPLSLHNSIAGRGQQGVVLGYPEDGPYTADAAAVLEKLTAEGQNIYDSQEVTRDVYSLQTTIKPGNSGGPLVGTDGSVWGVVFASSSTDSSIGYALTSQETLYDLNQAIGRYDPVSTQACNQ from the coding sequence ATGGACCTTATAGACATCCTCATTATTTTGACTGTAGTGGCGGCAGGTGTTCGCGGGCACCAGGCCGGGTTCTTCCGTGAAGGGCTTTCTTTCGGAGGGTTTATATTGGGAATTATCATCGGTGCAGCCGTAGCGCCATATGTCGCCCACTTTGGCAGTACGCCGTTAACCAAATCTCTCTTGACGTTTGCAACAGTTGTTTTGAGTGCCGCTGTACTGGGTGGTATCGGTGAGACAGTCGGTTTTCGTATCGCCGACCTTTTCAAACAGATCCATCTCCGCTGGTTCGATCAAGGAGGCGGTATCGTGATGGGGGCTTGTGTAGCGCTGCTTTCTGCCTGGATCGTCGGTAACATGTTCTCTAGCAGCCCGTTTGTCGCCCTTAACAGCGAGCTCCAGCGCTCAGTAATCCTTCAAGGCCTCAACAAGGAACTTCATCCACCAACTGCTCTCATTGCACGCATTAAAGGCGAATTTCAAGTCGATGGCTTCCCGCAGGTCTTTACTGGACTTGAGCCGATAGCCCCGGGTCCCGTTCAGGAGCTTGGCCAAGGTCCGGTAACAATGGCAGCCAAGCTCGATGAAGCATCAGTCGTCAAGATCGTCGGTGCCGGCTGTGGCGGTATTAAAGAAGGTACTGGTTTTATAGCCGCCAACAATCTTGTGATGACAAATGCGCATGTTGTTGCCGGTATTGCTCACCCTGAGATAGTCGACCAGAGTGGTTCGCACACGACGACAGTTGTACTTTATGATCCTAATCTTGATATTGCTATCCTTAGAACGTCAGGTTTGACAGGAAAACCATTGTCGCTTCATAACTCCATAGCTGGACGCGGTCAGCAAGGAGTTGTACTCGGCTATCCTGAAGACGGCCCATACACGGCTGATGCCGCAGCCGTTCTTGAAAAGCTGACTGCTGAAGGTCAGAATATCTACGACTCTCAGGAAGTCACACGTGATGTATATTCGCTTCAAACGACGATAAAGCCTGGTAATTCCGGAGGGCCACTGGTCGGCACCGATGGCAGTGTCTGGGGAGTTGTCTTTGCTAGTTCTTCGACTGACTCAAGCATAGGTTACGCCCTTACCTCTCAGGAGACACTATATGACCTTAATCAGGCCATCGGAAGGTACGACCCCGTCAGTACTCAGGCGTGTAACCAATAG